The Thermococcus henrietii genome segment TTGAGGGTCATTCTGGTAACGTCCCCAACCACGTAGTTCCTGAGGAGCGGGCAGGGAAGGACGTAGCCGTCAGCGGTAACTGTGACGGTTCCGGCGAGGCAGTCGTGGTAGCGCTCGGTGCTCGGATTGTGAATCCTGCGGAGCTCGATAACGTTGAAGTTAAGACCCTTAACAGAGCCGGGGAAGAGTACATCAACGTAGACCTCACCGGTGAATTCCCCGAGGAAGGGACCGGCGCGGAATTCCTCGGGAGGAACCGTGACAAGGGCACCGAAAAGCCAGGGGTACGGTGAAAGCTCGTCGAGGGTGTGCTCGGGGTAACTGAGCTCGGCTATGAAGTTGACACCCTCAACAGGCGTGACTTCATCGAGGTCCTCAAAAAGAACCACCGCGTAGACCTCTGGAAACTCGAGCTCGCTCGCAAACACTGCGAGAGTCATGAGCACATCTAAGCTGTCGTAGTTGGTCAGCCAGACCTCCTTTCCGCCGAGTTTCCTGAACTCAAGGAGCAACTCCTTCATCCTCTCAAGGCTCATCGGCTCCCTGCGGAGGATGAACCTGTTGTTACCAATGCAACCGATGGAGCGGGGAATTCCCTCAACTTCCGAAAACTTTCCCCCACCAGCGCCAAGCTGGAGGATAAGTCTCTCAACTTTACCGTTGTGGGGCCTGTTACTCCACGGGGGTTTCCCGACGGATGTTACGGACAGCCTCGGGACCCCTTGGGACACGCCTTTATACTCCACCCTCTCCATGATTGACACCACTAGGGTGGTAGAAACCACCATATTTATACTTTTTCTATTCGAATTTTGCTAACTATCAATAAGAGTATGCAAAAAATGAAGAAATCAGACCGGAACCTGCCTGTCACCCTCGACCCAGAAGGTCCCATCCTCAGTGACTTCCTTCTTCCACACGGGGACCCGTTTCTTGACCTCGTCTATCGCCCACGAACAGGCCTCAAAGGCCTCCTTTCTGTGCTTTGCGCTGGCCACTATCAAAATCGTGTCCTCCCCAACGGGCAACTCACCGTAGCGGTGCCATATAAGCATATCGAGAATCGGAAAACGCGACAGCGCCTCCTCCCTTATTCTGGCCATCTCCGCCTCGGCCATCTCCGGGTAGGCCTCGTAGATGAGCCTTTCAACTTTCTTACCGTGGCTCTCGTTCCTGACCTGACCGAGGAAGACAACGTAGGCCCCGCTCTCAGGGACGCGGAGGAGTTTTACAGCCTCGTCGACTCTGAAAGGTTCCTTTGTCAGTCTGACCTTCACGACGACCACCTAATGGAGTACCTCCGGAAAGTTTAAAGTTTTCATCTCTGAGCGGGAAGGGGTGAGAGCATGAAAAAACTTGCGATACTCCTCATCGCCCTCCTAGTTATCTCGGCTGGGTGTATAGGAAGTCAGGGAGGGGAAAAAGGAGGAAGCCAGACAAAATCACCAAGCCAAGCCAATGTCACTACTACTTCAAGCGGGCATGCGGGGGAGAAAAAACACGCGGAAATCACACCGATGATTATCCTCACGTCGATACACCAGTACACCTACGAAGAGAACGCGAGTGTGGAGCTCAAAATAACGATTAAAACAGGGAACACAACCCAGAGGACCAACGCCAGCATGGAAATCCTGGAGAGGGGCTACGTAGACCTCCTCGGAAAAAGGGCCAAAATCGTCACCCGAACGATAACCAAGCCGGACAACGTTACCCTGAAAATGACCAGGGTGATAATAGGTGGCACGGTCTACACAGAAACCCTTGGACGAACTGGAGTCAGCAACGACACGTCCTTTTGGAGAATAAACCCTGTAAGCCTAGCTAGGGAACTTCTGAAGCTCACACCGATAGGCA includes the following:
- a CDS encoding SPASM domain-containing protein, whose translation is MERVEYKGVSQGVPRLSVTSVGKPPWSNRPHNGKVERLILQLGAGGGKFSEVEGIPRSIGCIGNNRFILRREPMSLERMKELLLEFRKLGGKEVWLTNYDSLDVLMTLAVFASELEFPEVYAVVLFEDLDEVTPVEGVNFIAELSYPEHTLDELSPYPWLFGALVTVPPEEFRAGPFLGEFTGEVYVDVLFPGSVKGLNFNVIELRRIHNPSTERYHDCLAGTVTVTADGYVLPCPLLRNYVVGDVTRMTLKEAVRKKRLRQFWRMTKDKIEACSTCPFRYICHDCRALEYHATGEIDGMEYCPMLL
- a CDS encoding molybdenum cofactor biosynthesis protein MoaE: MKVRLTKEPFRVDEAVKLLRVPESGAYVVFLGQVRNESHGKKVERLIYEAYPEMAEAEMARIREEALSRFPILDMLIWHRYGELPVGEDTILIVASAKHRKEAFEACSWAIDEVKKRVPVWKKEVTEDGTFWVEGDRQVPV